A region of Toxorhynchites rutilus septentrionalis strain SRP chromosome 1, ASM2978413v1, whole genome shotgun sequence DNA encodes the following proteins:
- the LOC129769121 gene encoding uncharacterized protein LOC129769121 translates to MRLIWIVLGVGLSVVLGSQVDEYCNRGFREVLTASNCDYYAYGPQTLMTSYCHWDEQPYYGITSKFCCSGVCAYCFKKFTNKTNEEADLIPAIDNEKGNGNGERNSDENDIATVPNVSKDDYTDNLEPMDKSLDELLATKMKRMMQKS, encoded by the exons ATGAGATTGATTTGGATTGTTCTAGGTGTCGGCCTGTCGGTGGTGCTGGGATCTCAAGTGGATGAATATTGCAATCGTGGTTTTCGTGAGGTGTTGACCGCGAGCAATTGCGACTATTATGCGTATGGACCACAGACGCTGATGACCTCGTACTGCCACTGGGATGAACAA CCATACTACGGGATAACCAGTAAATTCTGCTGCTCGGGTGTGTGCGCTTATTGCTTCAAAAAATTTACGaataaaacaaatgaagagGCGGATTTAATACCTGCAATAGATAATGAAAAAGGAAACGGCAATGGCGAAAGAAACAGTGATGAAAACGACATCGCCACCGTTCCCAACGTCAGTAAGGATGATTATACCGACAACCTTGAACCAATGGACAAATCGCTAGATGAGTTACTAGCAACGAAGATGAAGCGTATGATGCAAAAGTCctaa